The Brassica napus cultivar Da-Ae chromosome C7, Da-Ae, whole genome shotgun sequence genome has a segment encoding these proteins:
- the LOC111202241 gene encoding alkaline ceramidase, with amino-acid sequence MADGISSFWGPVTSTIECCEKNYAYSSYIAEFYNTISNVPGILLALIGLVNALRQRFEKRFSILHISNMILAIGSMLYHATLQHVQQQSDETPMVWEILLYMYILYSPDWHYRSTMPTFLFLYGAAFAVAHAFLRFGIGFKVHYVILCLLCIPRMYKYYIHTEDTAAKRIAKWYVATILVGSVCWFCDRVFCKRISQWPVNPQGHALWHVFMSFNSYCANTFLMFCRAQQRGWNPKVKYFLGVLPYVKIEKPKAQ; translated from the exons ATGGCAGATGGGATATCGAGCTTTTGGGGTCCAGTGACTTCCACCATAGAGTGTTGCGAGAAGAACTACGCCTACTCTTCTTACATTGCAGAGTTCTACAACACCATCTCCAACGTCCCTGGAATCCTCTTGGCTCTCATTGGTCTCGTCAACGCCTTAAGGCAACGGTTCGAGAAGAGGTTCAGCATTCTCCACATATCCAACATGATCCTCGCTATCGGCAGCATGCTCTACCATGCCACTTTGCAGCACGT GCAACAGCAGAGTGATGAGACGCCGATGGTGTGGGAGATACTTCTCTACATGTACATCCTCTACTCACCAGACTGGCACTACAGAAGCACTATGCCCACTTTTCTCTTCCTCTACGGTGCCGCCTTCGCTGTTGCCCACGCTTTCCTCAGGTTTGGGATCGGTTTCAAGGTCCATTACGTGATCCTTTGCCTTCTCTGCATCCCTCGGATGTACAAGTACTACATTCACACGGAGGACACCGCGGCTAAAAGGATTGCGAAGTGGTATGTTGCTACGATCCTAGTGGGGAGTGTTTGCTGGTTCTGCGACCGTGTTTTCTGCAAGAGGATATCTCAGTGGCCTGTGAACCCTCAGGGACATGCTCTGTGGCATGTCTTCATGAGTTTCAACTCGTACTGTGCGAACACTTTCTTGATGTTCTGTCGAGCTCAGCAGCGTGGATGGAATCCGAAGGTGAAATACTTTCTGGGGGTTCTTCCTTACGTCAAGATCGAGAAGCCAAAAGCACAATGA
- the LOC111202242 gene encoding uncharacterized protein LOC111202242 produces the protein MVSDQDLAKGVETLLRQSDPSSLTSLTSVVQQLEAKLGLDLTEKTSFIRDQINLLLRPHQPISSSSSSSSASASTAQPPPPPSQQMHFGVNVPGKGHFALQHPSQFSASHSQQYPHFALQPPPYHSYDLNFRQPYPPYMPPHQHQHQHNQLQSPRQGPSVLVSQAPKESVPPAGTKRKGGPGGLNKVCRVSPELEVVVGEPALPRTEIVRQLWAYIRKNNLQDPSNKRKIICDDALRVVFETDCTDMFKMNKLLAKHILPLDPSKVSGQAKRAKAEVETKTETETTEPVSSSSTVALSEPLARFFGTGETEMKDEVIIRRVWEYIKLNNLEDPENPMAIQCNEKLRDLLGYESISAVGINEMLRRHMYKPS, from the exons ATGGTGTCGGACCAGGATCTAGCGAAAGGAGTCGAGACTCTGCTCCGACAATCTGACCCTAGCTCCCTCACTTCGTTAACCAGCGTTGTTCAGCAGCTTGAAGCTAAGCTAGGGTTAGACCTAACGGAGAAGACGAGTTTCATCAGAGACCAAATCAATCTCCTCCTCCGTCCTCACCAAccaatctcctcctcctcctcctcctcctctgctTCCGCATCAACCGCACAACCTCCTCCACCGCCGTCGCAGCAGATGCATTTCGGCGTCAATGTTCCGGGGAAAGGGCATTTCGCACTTCAGCATCCGTCTCAATTCTCTGCTTCGCATTCTCAACAATACCCTCATTTCGCTCTCCAGCCTCCTCCTTACCACTCTTATGACCTCAATTTCCGCCAGCCTTATCCGCCTTACATGCCGCCGCACCAGCACCAGCACCAGCATAACCAGCTACAGTCTCCGCGACAAGGACCCTCTGTGTTGGTTTCGCAAGCCCCAAAAGAAAG TGTTCCTCCAGCTGGAACTAAAAGAAAGGGTGGTCCTGGAGGGTTAAACAAAGTCTGTAGGGTCTCTCCAGAGCTTGAAGTTGTTGTTGGTGAACCTGCTCTTCCCAGAACTGAG attGTGAGGCAATTGTGGGCTTACATAAGGAAGAACAACCTCCAAGACCCGAGTAACAAGCGGAAGATCATATGTGATGATGCCTTGCGTGTTGTTTTCGAGACTGATTGCACTGACATGTTTAAGATGAATAAGTTGCTTGCTAAGCATATCCTCCCGCTCGATCCATCCA aggTCTCTGGTCAAGCGAAACGGGCAAAAGCTGAGGTGGAGACTAAGACTGAGACAGAGACCACAGAGCCTGTTAGTTCAAGTTCAACTGTTGCATTATCTGAGCCACTTGCAAGGTTCTTTGGCACTGGTGAGACGGAGATGAAGGACGAAGTGATTATTCGCCGTGTTTGGGAGTACATAAAGCTCAATAACTTGGAG GACCCGGAAAATCCTATGGCTATTCAGTGCAATGAGAAGCTCCGTGATCTTCTTGGGTATGAAAGCATCTCAGCTGTGGGGATAAATGAGATGCTAAGGCGCCATATGTACAAGCCTTCCTGA
- the LOC125590069 gene encoding uncharacterized protein LOC125590069 gives MTHHSHHLHFFSPTPPLPPSSPPSPPFSPPSPSSLKLERERKREKKEKKEESSPELVTGATVRRDHVQLATTDKHPRFGVHLSSWRSYIPLLFIAKMLPRRRTTCAQTARAVRDEVDEHEQPAVPPPAAPPVDQDALRQMVQDAARQAAQEALQQIAQEAARQAAQEAARVAALEVARQMAAVQQGPQIQVQQVPLVQVQQDQQIPAQHDHQDPVQQVPLPQVPLQQGPVQQFAHGVQDLRPPPPRPHVYPVYNERFYRLTCQMRNMEMEHFSGTVDAVAAHDWKLALQRKLEIIECPPELSLRLTMQYLRGDALIWWEGIRLSHFGPERLTFADFIREFDRKYFPKEAMDRKKCEFEHVSQGEMSIREYEVVFNQLRRFAGVGISEEDLIRKFLSGMRVEIRNRCRVVTYHRLGDLVEKAAEQEAGLAEEQKYSKADQPKFGGTSEAQQRTWDKPSIQCFYCGKMGHKSRVCRNRLFDAQVAPPAAAAAPVVDVRNCFGCNQPGHIFRDCPRRGNAALPPPPKRLAIAPRVFTVGDPQGAEPIAGMFLSYLLVLIFVVLWLSCIVRD, from the exons ATGACCCACCACTCCCACCATCTCCACTTTTTTTCTCCAACGCCACCACttccaccttcttctccaccatctccaccttTTTCCCcaccatctccatcttctttaaagcttgagagagagagaaagagagagaagaaggagaagaaggaagaaagcTCACCTGAGCTCGTCACCGGAGCAACCGTGCGCCGTGACCACGTTCAGCTTGCCACCACCGATAAACACCCTAG atttggagtccatttgagcagctggaggtcatatataccacttctcttcattgctaag ATGCTGCCAAGGAGAAGAACCACCTGTGCTCAGACCGCCAGAGCCGTTAGAGACGAGGTAGATGAGCATGAGCAGCCCGCAGTTCCACCACCCGCGGCTCCACCAGTTGATCAGGATGCATTGAGACAGATGGTTCAGGATGCCGCTAGACAGGCCGCTCAGGAAGCACTTCAGCAGATTGCCCAGGAGGCAGCCAGACAGGCCGCTCAGGAGGCCGCCCGAGTAGCTGCTCTGGAGGTTGCTCGTCAGATGGCTGCCGTTCAGCAGGGACCGCAGATTCAGGTTCAGCAAGTTCCACTGGTTCAGGTCCAACAGGATCAGCAGATTCCAGCTCAGCATGATCATCAGGATCCCGTTCAGCAGGTTCCCCTTCCACAGGTTCCACTGCAGCAGGGTCCAGTTCAGCAGTTTGCTCATGGTGTTCAGGATCTACGGCCACCACCACCGCGACCTCATGTTTACCCGGTTTATAATGAGAGGTTCTACAGGCTGACATGTCAGATGAGAAACATGGAGATGGAGCATTTTAGCGGGACAGTGGATGCTGTAGCTGCACACGATTGGAAGTTAGCCTTGCAGCGGAAGCTGGAGATTATTGAGTGTCCACCAGAGTTGTCGCTCAGATTGACTATGCAGTACCTTcgtggagatgctcttatatgGTGGGAGGGAATACGATTGAGCCATTTTGGGCCAGAGAGACTTACCTTCGCTGATTTCATTCGAGAGTTCGATAGGAAATATTTTCCGAAGGAAGCGATGGATAGGAAGAAGTGCGAGTTCGAGCATGTAAGCCAGGGAGAGATGTCTATCAGGGAGTATGAGGTTGTGTTCAACCAACTTCGCAGATTTGCAGGAGTGGGCATTTCAGAAGAAGACTTGATTAGAAAGTTTTTGAGTGGGATGCGAGTAGAGATTCGAAACAGGTGCCGTGTCGTCACTTATCACAGATTGGGAGACTTGGTGGAGAAAGCTGCCGAGCAGGAGGCAGGTTTGGCAGAGGAGCAGAAGTACTCCAAGGCAGATCAGCCTAAGTTTGGAGGGACTTCAGAGGCACAACAGAGGACATGGGACAAACCGAGCATACAATGCTTTTATTGTGGAAAGATGGGACATAAGAGTAGGGTTTGTCGGAATAGGCTATTTGATGCCCAGGTTGCGCCACCAGCAGCGGCAGCAGCACCAGTAGTGGATGTTAGGAACTGTTTTGGTTGTAACCAGCCTGGTCACATTTTCAGAGACTGTCCGAGGAGGGGTAATGCAGCGCTTCCACCACCACCGAAGCGTTTAGCCATCGCTCCACGTGTGTTTACGGTTGGAGATCCCCAAGGAGCTGAGCCGATAGCGGGTATGTTCTTATCATACTTGCTTGTGTTAATATTTGTGGTTTTGTGGTTATCTTGTATAGTTCGAGATTAG
- the LOC125590070 gene encoding 14 kDa proline-rich protein DC2.15-like: protein MVSKSSTTISLIIIFLIFSLAEADLFLSPSPGFGTCPRDPLQLGVCANVLGLANVIAGDTRARPCCSAITGLTNVQVADCLCFVFRPLPLVYGIDKAVRTIFFACNMVFPIGFQCPPSPVSSP from the coding sequence ATGGTCTCAAAGAGCTCAACCACCATTAgcctcatcatcatcttcctcatcttcaGCCTCGCCGAGGCTGACCTCTTTCTCTCGCCTTCACCGGGCTTTGGTACGTGTCCTAGAGATCCATTGCAACTTGGTGTATGCGCCAATGTCCTTGGCCTAGCCAATGTCATTGCTGGCGACACcagagcacggccgtgttgcaGTGCTATCACTGGCCTTACGAACGTCCAAGTAGCCGATTGCCTCTGCTTTGTCTTCAGGCCACTTCCTTTGGTTTACGGTATCGATAAGGCCGTTAGAACAATATTTTTCGCTTGTAATATGGTTTTTCCTATTGGCTTTCAGTGTCCACCATCACCAGTATCTAGCCCTTAA
- the LOC111201901 gene encoding glycine-rich cell wall structural protein-like, whose protein sequence is VYIEYNFSYWVAKGSGHGQVKPGGVLEPRPQFLKSVLILGGRLPRGALADSHKQASASASDRLRRIEQHACTLPTPIIRSIILRIFSHILNWGPILRWHIPSREGGGGGGDLGKDTGGARGGEVGGDTGGTLCGGTAGGSFGGETGGARGGEVGGILGGDIGGVCGGAVGGRLGGDTGGTSVGEVGGASGGDIGGAFGGNVGGLPDGDISGASGGEVGGVLGGDIGGARGGAIGGVIGGDNGGVCGETVGGILGGDMGGDRGGEVGGVCGEIVGGIIGGEIGGVLGGDTGGRETGGILGRGTGGIETGGVFGRDTGGRDVGGILGRDTGGRKTGGRDTGGNLGRDTGGRDTGGVLGRDTGGRDTGGKDTGGILGRDNGGRETGGRDTGGILGRDTGGRDTGGVLGRDTGGRETGERDTGGIIGRDTGGIVGGFLGGDTGGALRGEVDGVLGGETGGVCGGIIGEFFGGDAGRKRGEEVGDVLAEKQVVLVEKSLADS, encoded by the coding sequence GTGTATATTGAGTATAATTTTAGTTACTGGGTGGCAAAAGGAAGTGGTCATGGGCAAGTGAAGCCTGGAGGAGTACTGGAACCGCGGCCACAATTCCTGAAGAGTGTGCTGATATTAGGAGGGAGACTTCCACGTGGTGCTCTAGCTGACTCACACAAGCAAGCAAGTGCATCAGCATCGGACAGGTTACGGAGGATAGAACAACATGCCTGCACACTTCCAACTCCTATAATACGATCGATAATACTTAGGATATTTTCACATATTCTTAATTGGGGGCCAATCCTACGGTGGCATATTCCAAGCAGGGAAGGTGGAGGTGGTGGCGGGGACCTTGGCAAAGATACCGGTGGTGCACGTGGTGGAGAAGTTGGTGGAGACACTGGTGGTACTCTTTGTGGAGGAACAGCTGGTGGAAGTTTTGGTGGAGAGACCGGTGGTGCCCGTGGAGGAGAAGTTGGTGGCATTCTTGGCGGAGACATTGGTGGTGTTTGTGGAGGAGCTGTTGGTGGACGTCTTGGTGGAGACACAGGTGGTACAAGCGTAGGAGAGGTTGGTGGTGCTTCTGGTGGAGACATAGGTGGTGCCTTTGGAGGAAATGTTGGTGGGCTTCCTGACGGAGACATCAGTGGTGCAAGCGGAGGAGAGGTTGGTGGTGTTCTTGGAGGAGACATAGGTGGTGCTCGCGGAGGAGCTATTGGTGGTGTTATAGGTGGAGACAATGGAGGTGTTTGTGGAGAAACCGTTGGTGGAATCCTAGGCGGTGACATGGGTGGTGATCGTGGAGGAGAGGTTGGTGGTGTTTGTGGAGAAATTGTTGGTGGTATTATTGGAGGAGAAATTGGTGGTGTTCTTGGCGGAGACACTGGTGGAAGAGAGACTGGTGGTATTTTGGGAAGAGGCACTGGTGGAATAGAGACTGGTGGTGTTTTTGGAAGAGACACTGGTGGAAGAGACGTTGGTGGTATTCTTGGAAGAGACACTGGTGGAAGAAAGACTGGTGGAAGAGACACTGGTGGTAATCTTGGAAGAGACACAGGTGGAAGAGACACTGGTGGTGTTCTTGGAAGAGACACGGGTGGAAGAGACACGGGTGGAAAAGATACTGGTGGTATACTTGGAAGAGACAATGGTGGAAGAGAGACTGGTGGAAGAGACACTGGTGGTATTCTTGGAAGAGACACGGGTGGAAGAGATACTGGTGGTGTTCTTGGAAGAGACACTGGTGGAAGAGAGACTGGTGAAAGAGACACTGGTGGTATTATTGGAAGAGACACTGGTGGAATTGTTGGCGGGTTCCTTGGCGGAGACACGGGTGGTGCACTCAGAGGAGAGGTTGATGGAGTTCTCGGTGGCGAAACAGGTGGTGTTTGTGGAGGAATCATTGGTGAATTTTTTGGTGGAGACGCCGGTCGTAAACGTGGAGAAGAGGTTGGTGACGTTTTGGCGGAGAAACAGGTGGTGCTAGTGGAGAAATCATTGGCGGACTCCTAG
- the LOC125590663 gene encoding glycine-rich cell wall structural protein-like, which translates to GDTGGARGGEVGGIFGGDIDGVCGAAVGRLFGGDTGGVLGGEVGGVFGGEVGDARGGDIGGVLDGDTRGVRDGIVGGDTGVPRGGEFGGILGGNTGCVCGGTVGTLLGGDIGGVRGREFGGILGGETGDARGGEVGAALGFGGGGGGARGRVGLLASVWPKRKMVSAKKRAKVVGEYFGSIFFMVFCPQRRTVV; encoded by the coding sequence GGAGACACCGGTGGTGCACGCGGAGGAGAGGTTGGTGGTATTTTTGGTGGAGACATTGATGGTGTTTGTGGAGCAGCTGTTGGTAGACTTTTCGGCGGAGACACTGGTGGTGTACTTGGAGGAGAGGTTGGTGGTGTTTTTGGCGGAGAGGTTGGTGATGCACGTGGAGGAGACATTGGTGGTGTTCTTGACGGAGACACAAGAGGTGTTCGTGACGGGATCGTTGGGGGAGACACTGGTGTTCCACGAGGAGGAGAATTTGGTGGTATACTTGGTGGAAACACTGGTTGTGTTTGTGGAGGAACCGTTGGTACACTCCTTGGTGGAGACATTGGTGGTGTACGCGGAAGAGAGTTTGGTGGCATTCTTGGCGGAGAAACTGGTGATGCACGAGGAGGAGAAGTTGGTGCCGCTCTTGGCTttggtggtggaggtggaggtgCACGGGGGCGAGTTGGTCTATTGGCTTCAGTGTGGCCTAAGAGGAAGATGGTAAGTGCAAAGAAGAGAGCTAAGGTTGTTGGTGAATATTTTGGATCCATTTTCTTCATGGTGTTTTGTCCTCAACGGAGGACTGTTGTATAG